CCCGGCTACCACGCGCTCGCGTGCGGGCGACCGGGACGCAACCTCGACCCGCACCTGGTCGGCGAGGACCGGGTGATCCCGCTGCTGCTGCACGGCGCCCGGACGCCCGCCCCCGCCGACGTCGCGGTCGTCGAGGGCGTGATGGGCCTGTACGACGGCCGCATCGGCACCGACGGCTTCTCCTCCACCGCCCACGTCGCGGCCCTGACCCGCTCGCCGATCGTCCTGGTCGTCGACATCTCGCGGTCCTCGCGCACCGTCGGCGCCGTGGTGCACGGGCTGGCGACCTACGACCCGACCGTGCGCGTCGCGGGCGTGATCCTCAACCAGGCCGGCTCCCCGCGGCACGCGGCCGAGGTCGCGTCGTCGGTGCGGGTCCCCGTCCTCGGCACGATCCCGCGCGACGCATCCCTCGCCACGCCCTCGCGTCACCTCGGCCTGGTCACCGCCGCCGAGCGCGACGAGAGCACTGCTCTCGTCGATGCCCTCGCCGAGCGGGTCACCGAGAGCGTCGACCTCGACGCGGTGCTGGCCGTGGCCGGGTCGGCGCCCGACCTGGACACGTCGGCGTGGGACCCGTCGAGCGCCGTCACCGCACCGTCGGGGCGACGGCCGGTCGTCGCGGTGGCCACCGGCCGGGCGTTCACGTTCCGCTACGCCGAGACCACCGAGCTCCTCGCGGCCGCCGGCTGCGAGGTCGTGCCCTTCGACCCGCTCGTCGACCACGCCCTGCCGGCCGGTACCGCCGGCCTGGTGCTGGGTGGCGGGTTCCCCGAGGAGCACGCCGCCGCCCTGTCGGCCAACACCCCGCTGCTCGCGGCGGTGCGGGATGCCGTGGCTGACGGCGTACCGACCGTGGCGGAGTGTGGCGGCCTGCTCTACCTGTGCCGCACGCTCGACCAGACCCCGATGGTCGGCGCGATCGACGCCGAGGCCCGGATGGTCGGGCTGACCCTGCGCTACCCGACCGTCACCGCACCCGCCGACGGGCTGCTGAGCCGCGCCGGGGAGCATGTCACCGGCCACGAGTTCCACCACACGACCGTCGAGCCGGTGACCGGGCTCGACCCCACGTGGGTCGTCGACGGCGAGGCGGTCGGCTTCGGCAGCGCGACGCTGCACGCGTCCTACGTCCACACGCACTGGGCCGGCCACCCCCACCTCGCCCAGCGCTTCGCCGACGCCGTCCACGCCCGTGGATGACCCGCTCCGCCACCACGGTGACGTCGAGGCGGGCAACGGCCTGGTGGACTTCGCGGTCAACGTGTTCCCCGGACCGCGACCGGCGTGGCTCGACGACGCACTGCGGGCCAGCCTTGACGACGTCGGCAGCTATCCCGCCCCCCGGGCCGCCGAGGCCGCCGTCGCGGCCCACCACGGGGTCGAGGTCGACCGGGTCCTGCTGACCGCCGGGGCGGCCGAGGCCTTCTCGCTCGTCGCGCGACGGCCGTGGCGGCGCCCGGTCGTGGTGCACCCGCAGTTCACCGAGCCGCACGCCGCCCTCGAGCAGGCCGGCCACCGGGTCACCCAGGCGCGACTCCCCCACCCCTTCACCCTCGACCCGGCACTCGTGCCCGGCGACGCCGACCTGGTCGTGCTCGGCAACCCGACCAACCCCACCGGCGTCCTCCACGCCCGTGACGCCGTCCTGGCCCTGCGGGCCCCTGGCCGACTGCTCGTCGTCGACGAGGCCTTCATGGACACCGTGCCCGGCCAGGCCGAGTCCGTGCTCGGTGAGAGCGGTGCTCTCGTCATCCGGAGCCTGACGAAGCACTGGACGATCCCCGGTGTCCGCGCGGGCTACGTCGTCGGCGACCCGGTCCTGATCGTCGAGCTGCGACGCGCGCAGGTGCCCTGGTCGGTCTCCACGACGGCCATCGCTGCGAGCACTGCTCTTGCTTCGCCCGTCGCCGACGAGGAGTCCCGCCGGCGCGCCGGGCTGATCGCGGACTGGCGGAGCCATCTCGAGCACGGGCTGACCGGCCTCCGCGTCGACCACGTGCCGAGCGCATCGAGCTTCGTGCTCGCCCGGGTCGGGGTGGGCGTCCACGAGCGGCTGCGGCGTGCCGGCATCGCCGTACGACGGGCCGACACGTTCCCCGGGCTCGACGCGACCTGGGTGCGGATCGCGGTGCGTCCCGAGCCGGTCGTGGATGTCTTGCTCACTGCCCTGCGCGATGCCCTAGGGTGAGCCTGCGGGCACGAGGAAGCCGGTGAGAATCCGGCACAGTCGCGCTACTGTGACCGCCCTTCCGAGCAGTCGGAACGGGCGGAAGTCAGACCCGAAGGTCCGTATCCACCCATTCGACAGGGACGCACTCATCCCTTCAGGAGGACCCTCATGGCCCAGACCGCTGCCACTCCCGAGATCGCCGAGATCCCGACCGTCCCGCTGACCGACCTCGGCCCGTGGGCCGTCTTCTTCGCGCTGCTCGCGGTCGTCGTGCTCTTCTTCGTCGGCGCCGACCAGAACGCCGCGACCCACGAGTGGGTCCACGACGCGCGCCACCTCCTCGGCTACCCCTGCCACTGAGGTGACCGCCCGCAACTTCCTGGTCAGGGGGCTGCTGGTCGGCCTACTGTCCGGCTTCGCTGCCTTCCTCGTCGCCCACCAGGTCGGTGAGCCCCACGTCGACACGGCCATCGCGCTCGAGGAGGCCAATGCCGCCGCGGACGCCGCTCCCGCCGACCACTCCGGCTCCTCCGAGGAGGACGCCGGTCCGGTCGTCAGCCGGGCCAACCAGAGCACCTGGGGCCTGCTGACCGGCACCCTCCCCCTCGGCACCGTGCTCGGCGGCTTCGTCGCCCTGCTGGCCGCCATGGCGGCCGGGCGCCTGGGCCGGCTCAGCCCGGTGCAGTCGACCGCCGTCGTCGCGGCCATCGGGTTCGTCAGCTACAGCCTCGTGCCGTTCCTGAAGTACCCCGCCAACCCACCCGCGGTCGGCAACCCCGACACGATCGGGACGCGCTCCAGCTCCTACTTCGCCCTGGTCCTGATCTCGGTGGTCGTCGCGGTCGCCGCGGTGCTCGCCGCCCGGGCCGCCGCACCCCGGCTCGGTGGGCTGCGCGCCTGCGTCCTGGCCCTGGTGGGCTACGTCGCCCTGGTCTCGCTCGCGGTCGTGCTGCTGCCGACGGTCGACGAGGTCGGCGACTTCCCGGGTGACACGCTGTGGGCGTTCCGCGTCTCGTCGCTGCTGACCCTGGCCGCCATGTGGTCCGTGATCGGCATCGGCCTCGCCCTCGCCGTCGACCGGCTCGCGGCGCAGGACCGGGCCGTGGCTGACCGGCGCGCGTTCGCCGCCAGCCTGTGAGGCCCCCCGCCCCCGACGTACGCCGCGCCGCGGCCGCCCGACTCGCCGGGCTGGCCACCCCGCCCGGCGCCCTGGGGCGTCTCGGCGACCTCGCGGTCTGGTGGTCGGCGACGCAGGGCGCGGTGCCGCCGCCGCCCGTCGACCACGTGCGGCTGGTGATCTTCGCCGGTGACCACGGCGTCGCCGCCCACGGCGTGAGTGCATTCCCGGCCGAGATCACCACCGCGATGGTGCGCACGTTCGTCGCCGGCCGCGCCGGGGTCTCGGCCCTCGCGGCGGCGCACGGCGTGACCGTGCGGGTGCTCGACCTGGGCGTCGACGACGACCTGATCGGGGTGCCCGACGAGGTGCGCGCCCGCAAGGTCCGCCGTGGCTCCGGCGCGATCCATCTCCAGGACGCCCTCACCCCCGACGAGACCCGTACGGCGCTCGAGGCGGGGCGCGCGGTCGCCGCCGAGGAGATCGCGGCCGGTGCACGCCTGCTGCTGACCGGCGACATGGGCATCGGCAACACCACGCCCGCCGCCGCCCTGGTGGCCGCCGGGCTCGGCGTACCGGCCGAGGACGTGGTCGGCCGCGGCACCGGCGTCGACGACGCCGGTCTGGAGCGCAAGCGGACCGTCGTCGCGGCGGCCCTCGCCCGGGCCGGTGACCGGGTGCTCGACCCGGTCGACACGCTCACCGCCCTCGGCAGCGCCGACCTGGCCGCCACCACCGGCTACCTGGTCGCGGCCGCCGAGGCCGGGGTGCCCGTGCTGCTCGACGGGCTGATGTCCGTGGCCTGCGCGCTCACCGCCGACCGCATCTCCCCCGGCGCCGCCGCCTGGTACGCCGCCGGACACCGCTCCACCGAGCCGGCCCAGTCGCTCGCGCTCGACAAGCTCGGCCTCGAGCCCCTGCTCGACCTGGGCCTGCGGCTCGGCGAGGGCAGCGGCGCGGTCGCGGCGGTCCCGCTCGTGCGCAGTGCCGCCGCGCTGCTGCGCGACGTGGCACTGCTGTCGGAGCTCATGGCTTGATCGACGGGTGGCGGCTGTCGGTCGGCACGCTGACCGCGGTGCCGGTCGGCGCGCCCCGACGTGTCGACCGGTCGACCACGCGTGCGGCGATGCTGCTGGCGCCACTCGCCGTCCTCCCACTGGGGGGCGGCGTCGGCCTGGTCATGTGGGTCGGCGGGCTGACCGACCTGCCGCCCCTCGCCGTCGCCGTGCTCGCGATCGGACTCCTGGCCACCGGCAGCCGGGCGCTGCACTGGGACGGGCTCTCCGACGTCGCCGACGGGCTGACGGCCTCCTACGACCGCGAGCGCTCGTTGGCGGTGATGAAGTCCGGCACCGCCGGGCCCGCCGGGGTCGTCGCGGTCGTGGTGGTGCTCGGCCTGCAGGCGGCGGCGCTGTCGGCGTACGTCGACGGGTGGGGCGGGGCGGTGCTGGCCGGCGGGCTCGTCTGCCTGTCGCGCTGCGCCCTGTGGCTCGTGTGCGCGGCGCCGGTGCCGGCAGCGCGACCGGACGGTCTCGGCGTGGCGTTCACCTCGACGGTGCCGACCCCGGTGGCCGTCGTCGGGGGCGTGCTCCTCGGGGTCGTGCCCGCGCTGCTCGTGGTGGCGCTGGTCAGACGGTGCACGACGCGCTTCGGCGGGGTGACCGGCGACGTGATGGGTGCGTCGATCGAGGTCGCGCTCGCCGCGCTGCTGCTGGGGCTGTCGTGGCTCTAGAGCCCTTAGAGCCTGAGCACCCGGCCGGCGACGACGAGGTGCACCTCGTCGCAGGCCGCGCCGAACCGCTGGTTGACCGAGCCGAGCAGGTCGCGGAAGAGCCGGCCCGAGCGGTGCTCGGGCACCACCCCGAGCCCGACCTCGTTGGTCACCAGCACGACGTCGCCCCGCATCGCCGCGACGGCGTGGTCGACCAGGCCGTCCACCCACGGCGCCAGCACGTCCTGGGGGTCGTCCCACCGGCCGGCCTCGTCGATGACGCCGGTCAACCAGGTGCCGAGGCAGTCGACCAGCACCGGACGGTCCGTCGCGAGGGCCGCGGCCAGGTCCCGGGTCTCGACGGTCTCCCACTCCGGCGGTCGCCGCGCACGGTGGGCCGCGATGCGCGCTGCCCAGTCGGCGTCGTCACGCTGCGGACCCGGCGCGACGTAGCGCACCAGGCCGGACACCAGGCCCGACACCAGGCCCTCGGCGTGGCGGGACTTGCCGGAGCGCACGCCCCCGGTCACCAGGACCCTCATCGATGAACCGTCCTCTCGCTCTCGTGCTGGGGTACGCCGCCGACCGGCTCCTCGGCGACCCGCGCCGCTTCCACCCCGTGGCCGGGTTCGGCCGGCTCGCCACCCGCCTCGAGCAGGCCGGCTGGGCCGATCGTCGCAGCCCTGGGGTGCGTCACGTGGTGGTGCTCGTCGGTGGTGCGGCGCTGGTGGGCCGCGCGCTCGACCGCAGCACCGTCACCACCGCGGTGGCCGCCTGGGCCGTGCTGGGGGGCCGCTCCCTCGACCGCGAGGCGGCTGCCGTCGAGGGCCTGCTGCTGGCCGACCGGCTCGACGACGCGCGCCTGCGCCTGACGCACCTGGTCGGCCGCGACACCAGCGTGCTCGACGAGGCGGGCGTCGCCCGGGCCGTCATCGAGTCGGTCGCCGAGAACACCTCCGACGCCGTCGTCGCCGCGCTCGTGTGGGGCGCGCTCGCCGGGGCCCCGGGGCTGCTGGCCTACCGCGCTGCCAACACCCTCGACGCGATGGTCGGCCACCACACCGAGCGCTACGAGCAGTTCGGCTGGGCCGCCGCCCGGCTCGACGACGTGCTCAACGTGCCGGGCGCCCGACTGGCGGCGGCCCTCGCGGTGGTGCTCGGCGGCGATCCCCGCGGCGCCCTGCGCGCCTGGCGCCGCGACGCCGGCGCACACCCCAGCCCCAACGCCGGCCCGGTCGAGGCGGCGTTCGCCGGCGCGCTCGGCGTACGGCTGGGTGGGGAGACGGTCTACGCCACGCGCACCGAGCAGCGACCGGTGCTGGGCGACGGACGGGCGCCGACGGCTCACGACATCACCCGGGCCCGGGCGCTGGCACGACGGGTCGACCTGGCTGCGCTGGTGGTGTGCGCCGGGGCCGCAGCCAGGTCAGCACGGCGTCGACGTCGCTGACGGTCTCGACCCCCGCCGGCGCCGCCGGGCGGCGTACGACGACGACCGGCACCCCCAACCGCTCGGCGGCGCGCATCTTGGGAAAGGTGTGGTCGCCGCCGGAGTCCTTGGTGACCAGCACGTCGGCGCGGTGCTCGCGCATCACCGCCAGCTCACCGTCGAGGTCGTAGGGCCCGCGGTCGAGCCGGATCGTCCACGCCGCGGGTACGTCGATCTCGGGCGGGTCGACGACGCGGGCCAGCACGGCGAGGGAGCCCAGCGCGGGCACGAAGCGGTGCAGCTCCTGGCGACCCACGGTGACGAACGGTCGGCGTCCCAGGGCCGACGCGCAGGCGGCCGCGTCGTCGTGGTCGTCGACCCAGTGCCATCGGCCCGACGGATCGGCCCAGCCGGGCCGTTGCAGCCGGAGCAGCGGTACGTCGGTGCAGGCGGCCGCGGCGTTGGCCGAGATGCCCGCCGCGAACGGGTGGGTGGCGTCGAGCACGGCGTCGAAGTCGGCGGCGGCGGCACGCAGCCCCTCCACGCCACCGAAGCCGCCACTGCGCACCTCGCCGACGGGCAGCCGCGGCCGGGCGACCCGGCCGGCGAGCGAGGTCACCACCTCGTCCCCGGCCTCGACCAGGCGGGCGGCCAGGTCCCGGGCCTCGGCGGTGCCGCCGAGCACCAGGACCCTCATCGGCCCTCCAGGGCGAGCGTCAGCAGCGCGTCGACGTCGAGGTGCTCCTCGACGAGCGCCCCGAGCAGCGCGAGCCGACGCTCGCGCGCGGCGGGGAACGACGTACGGGAGCGGATCCCCAGTGCCTGCTGGAGGAACGCGTCGCGGTGGGCGTCGTCCTCGAGACGTCCGTGCACCATCGTGGCGGTGACGTGGCCGCGCTCGTGCTCGCCGCGCACCCGCCCGTGGTGGATCTCGTAGCCAGCGGGCTCGTGGACCCGCAGCACCTTGTCGGGGCCGAACTCGGTGGTCTGGTCGAGCAGGCCCAGGCCCTCGACCGTCGTGGGCGGGCCCTCGACCCCGAGCGGGTCCGCGATGGTGCGCCCGAGCATCTGGGCGCCGCCGCAGATGCCGAGCACCGGGCGACCGTCGGCCGCGTGGCGTCGTACGGCGTCGGCGAGGCCTCGCTCGCGCAGCCACGCCAGGTCGCTGATCGTGGAGCGGGTGCCCGGCAGCACGATCAGGTCGGCGCCGGCCAGCGCCCGGGTCGTCGAGGCGAGCACCACGTCGAGGTCGGGCTCGAGGCCCAGCGCGTCGACGTCGGTGAAGTTGCTGATCCGTGGCAGCCGGACGACCGCGACCCGCCGGGTGTCGGGGGCGCCGTCACGCGACTGCCTCGCCTCGAGGTCGAGCGCGTCCTCGCTGTCGAGCCACAGGTCGGGGTTCCACGGCAGCACGCCGTGCACCGGGCGGCCGGTGCGGCGTACGAGCTCGTCGAGGCCGGGCTGCAGCAGGCCGAGGTCGCCGCGGAACTTGTTGACGACCCACCCCGCCAGCAGGGCGGCGTCGCTGTCGTCGAGCAGTGCGAGGGTGCCGACGAACGCGGCGAACACGCCCCCGCGGTCGATGTCGCCGACCACGACCGTGGGCAGGCGTGCGTGCTGGGCCAGACCCATGTTGACGTAGTCGCTGGCGCGCAGGTTGACCTCCGCCGGACTCCCCGCGCCCTCCGCGACCACGACGTCGTAGCGTGCCGCGAGGTCGTCGTACGCCGCGTGGGCGGCGGCCGCGAGGTGCCGCCGGCCGTGCACGAAGTCGGTGGCCTCGACGTGTCCCGCGGGCTGTCCGAGGAGCACGACGTGGCTGCGCCGCTCGCCGCCGGGCTTGAGCAGCACCGGGTTCATCGCGACCTCGGGGGTGGCGCGGGCCGCCACCGCCTGGATCCACTGGGCGCGCCCCATCTCGCCGGTGCTGCCGTCGGCGGCAGCGACGACCATCGAGTTGTTGGACATGTTCTGCGCCTTGTAGGGCGCGACGCGGACGCCGCGGTCGGACAGGGCCCGGCACAGGCCGGTGGTGACGATCGACTTGCCGGCGTCCGACGTGGTGCCGGCGATGAGGAGGCCGCTCATGTCGGTCCTCCGGCTGCGGTGGTCTCGAGGCTCGTCGCCAGGGCTCCTCGCACCTCGACCGGCGTGGACGTCACCACTCGGTGGTCGAGGAGGCCGCTCATGTCGGTCCCCCGGCTGCAGTGGTCTCGAGGCTCGTCGCCAGGGCTCCTCGCACCTCGACCGGCGTGGACGTCACCACTCGGTGGTCGAGGAGGCCGCCCGCGGCCGTCTCGAGACCACCTGACCGCAGCATCACGCCCGCCGCAGCAGGTAGACGTCCATCACCCAGCCGGCGGCGTCGCGGGCCCGCTCGCGCGCCGCGTCGATCGCGCCGAGCACGTCACCCACCCGCCCCGCCACGAGCTCCTCCGAGGCCGTGCCGAGGTTGGCGCCCCACCAGATCTGCCAGTCCTCGAGGCCGTCGAGCTCGATCAGCCGGTTGAGCATCACCACGACGTTGTCCTGGCCCGACTCGACGGCCTCGCGCAGCCGGCGCCCGGTGGTGACGTGGAGCGGCTCGCCGACCTCGTGCAGCACGATGCGGTGGCGAGCGGCCAGCAGCTGGAGGCTGGAGACACCCGGGATCACGTCGAGGTCGAGGTCGAGCCGCCCGCGCCTGGCCACCCGCTCGAGGATGCGGATCGTGGAGTCGTAGAACGCCGGGTCGCCCCACACCAGGAAGCCCGCGTCGCCCTCGTGCGCCAGCAGCGCCTCCTCGTACGCCGCGGACCGCGCGTCGTGCCAGGCCTCGACGGCGGCGGCGTACTCCTGTTGGGTGCCGGTGCGCTCCGGACGCCGCTCGCGCGCCGGGTCCTCGATCCGTACGACGACCGGCTCGTGGTCCAGGTGGCGCTCGAGGAGCCGGCCGCGCGCCGCGACGAGCGGGTCGGGCATGCCGCCGCGCGGCGACTTGTCGGAGACCACGAAGAAGGCGACGCCGCGCATCGCGTGCAGCGCCTCGACGGTCACCTGGTCGGGGTCGCCGGGGCCGACCCCGATGACCCGGACCCGCTTGCGGATCTCGACAGGCTCGATCACCGAGCCCTCGGTGGTCGAGCCCTCGGTGGTCGAGCTTGTCGAGACCCAGGCACTCTCGGCCATGTCAGTCGCGGTCCTCCAGGTCGCCCTCGAGCTCGAGGTAGACCTGCTGCATCGCGGCCATCACGTCGGCGTCGGGCTCGGTCCACAGCCCGCGGTCGGCGGCCTCGTGCAGCTTCTCCACGATGCCGCGCAGCGCCCAGGGGTTCGACTTCCTCATGAACTCCTGGTTGGTCTCGTCGAGCACGTACTCCTTGGCCAGCGACTCGTACATCCAGTCGTGCACCACGCCCGCCGTCGCGTCGAAGCCGAAGAGGTAGTCGACCGTCGCGGCGAGCTCGAAGGCGCCCTTGTAGCCGTGGCGCTGCATCGCGCCGATCCAGCGCGGGTTGATCACGCGGGCCCGGAAGACGCGGTTGGTCTCCTCCTGCAGCGTGCGGGTGCGGACGGCGTCGGGGGTGGTCGAGTCGCCGACGTAGGCCTTGGGGTCGGCGCCGGTCAGCGCGCGGACGGTCGCGATCATCCCGCCGTGGTACTGGAAGTAGTCGTCGCTGTCGGCGATGTCGTGCTCGCGGGTGTCGATGTTCTTGGCCGCGACCTTGATCCGCTTGTAGTTGGCGGTCATGTCCTCCGAGGCCGGCGCGCCGTCGAGGCCGCGGCCGTAGGCGAACCCGCCCCAGGCCGTGTACACCTCGGCCAGGTCCTTGTCGTCGCGCCACGACCCGGACTCGACGACCTGCAGGATGCCGGCACCGTACGAGCCCGGCTTGGACCCGAAGATCCGCGTGGTCGCCCGGCGCTCGTCGCCGTGCTCGGCCAGGTCGCGCAGCATGTGGGCACGCACGAAGTTGTGCTCGAGCGGCTCCTCGAGCGCGGCAACCAGCTGGACGGCGTCGTCGAGCATGGCGACGACGTGCGGGAAGGCGTCGCGGAAGAAGCCGGAGATCCGCACCGTCACGTCGATGCGCGGGCGCCCCAGCTCCTCGAGCGGGACGACCCGCAGGTCGCTGACCCGGCGCGACGCCTCGTCCCACTCCGGCCGTACGCCGAGCAGGGCGAGCACCTCGGCCACGTCGTCGCCGGAGGTGCGCATCGCCGAGGTGCCCCAGACCGAGAGGCCCACGGAGGCGGGGTACTCGCCGGCGTCGTCGAGGTAGCGCTGCACCAGGGACTCCGCCATCGCGGCGCCGGTCTGCCAGGCCAGCCGCGAGGGGATCGCGCGGGGGTCGACGGTGTAGAAGTTGCGCCCCGTCGGCAGCACGTTGACCAGCCCGCGCAGCGGCGAGCCCGAGGGCCCGGCCGGGACGAACCCGCCGTCGAGCGCGTGCAGCACCGCGTCGAGCTCGTCGGTCGTGCGGGCCAGGCGCGGCACGACCTGGGTGGCGGCGAAGGCCAGCACCCGCTGGACCTCGGGGTCGTCGTGCGCGGTGACGGCGGCCTCCACGGACCAGTCCGCCTCGTCCATGTGCTGCACGAGCGCCTTGGCCCGCTCCTCGATCTCGTCGACGGCCGCCAAGGCCGGCCCGTCGGTGGTCGAGCCTGTCGAGACCTTGAGGCCCAGCGCCGCCCGCAGCCCGGGCACCGCCGCCTGCTGGCCGCCGAAGACCTGCGAGGCACGCAGGATCGCCAGCACCAGGTTGACCCGCTGCTCGCCCGCGGGGGCCTGGCCGAGCACGTGGAGGCCGTCGCGGATCTGGGCGTCCTTGATCTCGCAGAGCCAGCCGTCGACGTGCATGATGAAGTCGTCGAACGACTCGTCGTCGGGCTGCTCCTCGAGGCCGAGGTCGCGGTGCATCTCGGCGGCGTGCATCAGCTGCCAGATCTCCCCACGGATGGCGGGCAGCTTGGCCGGGTCCATCGCGGCGATGTTGGCGTGCTCGTCGAGCAGCTGCTCGAGCCGGGCAATGTCGCCGTACGACTCGGCGCGGGCCATCGGCGGGATCAGGTGGTCGACGATGGTGGCGTGCGCGCGGCGCTTGGCCTGTGCGCCCTCGCCCGGGTCGTTGACCAGGAACGGGTAGACCAGCGGCAGGTCGGCGATCGCCGCGTCGGTCGCGCAGGAGGCCGACAGGGCGGCGTTCTTGCCGGGCAGCCACTCCATCGACCCGTGCTTGCCGAGGTGGACCACGGCGTGGGCGCCGAAGCCTCCATCGTCGGGCTGGGCGCGTAGCCAGCGGTAGGCGGCGAGGTAGTGGTGGGTGACCGCGAGGTCGGGGTCGTGGTAGATCGCGATCGGGTTCTCGCCGAAGCCGCGCGGCGGCTGGATCAGCAGCACCACGTTGCCGGCCTGGATGGTGGCGAGCACGATCTCGCCGGCGTCGTTGACAAAGAGCTCGCCGGGCGACTCGCCCCACGCCTCGACGATGTGGGCCTTGAGGTCGGCCGGCAGGTCGGCCGTCCAGGCGTCGTACTGCGCCTTGGTGACGCGCACGTGGGCGTCGGTGAGCTGGGCGCTGGTCAGCCACTCCTCGTCCTGGCCGCCCGCGGCGATGAGGGCGTGGATGAGCGCGTCGCCGGCCTCGGTGTCGTCCGGCAGGTCCAGGCCGGGGATCTCGCCCGGCGCGCCCAGGTCGTAGCCCGCGTCGCGCATCCGCCGCAGCAGCCGCACCGTCGAGACCGGGGTGTCGAGGCCGACGGCGTTGCCGACCCGGCTGTGCTTGGTGGGGTACGCCGACAGCATCAGCGCCACCTTGCGCTCGGCGGGCGGCGTACGACGCAGACGGGCGTGGTTGACCGCGATCCGGGCCACGCGGTCGCAGCGCTCGGGGTCGGCGACGTAACGCGGCAGGCCGTCGGCGTCGATCTCCTTGAACGAGAACGGCACCGTGATGATGCGGCCGTCGAACTCCGGGATCGCGATCTGCGTCGCGGAGTCCATCGGGGTCACCCCGTCGTCGGAGGCCTCCCACTCGGCGCGGCTGCTGGTCAGGCAGAGCCCTTGCAGGATGGGGATGTCGAGCGCGGCCATCCGCTCGACGTCCCACGCCTCGTCGTCGCCGCCGGCG
The Nocardioides plantarum genome window above contains:
- the cobN gene encoding cobaltochelatase subunit CobN — translated: MRIALLSTSDTDLLSARAANARGADYVFANPARPGHQSMAATIEGCDLVLGRILGSPQDLCTGFARIKQTGMPMVVLGGEQQPSAELMELSSVPMGVAAEAHRYLAEGGPDNLAQLHAFLSDTVLLTGEGFEAPAPIPSWGWAERVSTGSTAEGGSTTEGGSTTDLPKVGILYYRAHQASGNTAFVHDLADAIDATGTAVGVPVYAGSLRSAPDELYAALGGLDALIVTVLAAGGSTPAGVSAGGDDEAWDVERMAALDIPILQGLCLTSSRAEWEASDDGVTPMDSATQIAIPEFDGRIITVPFSFKEIDADGLPRYVADPERCDRVARIAVNHARLRRTPPAERKVALMLSAYPTKHSRVGNAVGLDTPVSTVRLLRRMRDAGYDLGAPGEIPGLDLPDDTEAGDALIHALIAAGGQDEEWLTSAQLTDAHVRVTKAQYDAWTADLPADLKAHIVEAWGESPGELFVNDAGEIVLATIQAGNVVLLIQPPRGFGENPIAIYHDPDLAVTHHYLAAYRWLRAQPDDGGFGAHAVVHLGKHGSMEWLPGKNAALSASCATDAAIADLPLVYPFLVNDPGEGAQAKRRAHATIVDHLIPPMARAESYGDIARLEQLLDEHANIAAMDPAKLPAIRGEIWQLMHAAEMHRDLGLEEQPDDESFDDFIMHVDGWLCEIKDAQIRDGLHVLGQAPAGEQRVNLVLAILRASQVFGGQQAAVPGLRAALGLKVSTGSTTDGPALAAVDEIEERAKALVQHMDEADWSVEAAVTAHDDPEVQRVLAFAATQVVPRLARTTDELDAVLHALDGGFVPAGPSGSPLRGLVNVLPTGRNFYTVDPRAIPSRLAWQTGAAMAESLVQRYLDDAGEYPASVGLSVWGTSAMRTSGDDVAEVLALLGVRPEWDEASRRVSDLRVVPLEELGRPRIDVTVRISGFFRDAFPHVVAMLDDAVQLVAALEEPLEHNFVRAHMLRDLAEHGDERRATTRIFGSKPGSYGAGILQVVESGSWRDDKDLAEVYTAWGGFAYGRGLDGAPASEDMTANYKRIKVAAKNIDTREHDIADSDDYFQYHGGMIATVRALTGADPKAYVGDSTTPDAVRTRTLQEETNRVFRARVINPRWIGAMQRHGYKGAFELAATVDYLFGFDATAGVVHDWMYESLAKEYVLDETNQEFMRKSNPWALRGIVEKLHEAADRGLWTEPDADVMAAMQQVYLELEGDLEDRD